The Toxorhynchites rutilus septentrionalis strain SRP chromosome 3, ASM2978413v1, whole genome shotgun sequence genome includes a region encoding these proteins:
- the LOC129777317 gene encoding zinc finger FYVE domain-containing protein 1-like isoform X2 gives MMEEAEDGDSFAILVNDKTRNHRSPMGTLSPPRPDVILDTSGGPFISLDINGGDSDESSIDCVIPGNVSKMSERVRSFLLMDEGENMQQKSSDIFCKKLSVAPEAKIKVVSIFGNSGDGKSHTMNHTFFGGKEVFKTSAEQASCTMGIWAAFYRPNNVLCLDTEGLLGETTNENRQMRMLLKVLAISDIVIYRTRSERLRSDMYTFLGNASKAYSKYFSAALQSLKLSEVPQCLGPAVIIFHETQNTEVLKEDDEGKKEEDILRERFAKMKLELTAFSSLRYVGVRTNKHPTNFEQLRMALERELNNTTVRSPRQPKVVFETLEALNQKFNGELSSVPHNTFPEQYFTCTTFCKSCEARCQLSMGHLSAGEDHKYVGACRYQHQYENKVLMCNNCHTNGRQVVVTQKTQTSCDSSWIGLAKYAWSGSVIECPHCGEIYRARQHWYGNKSPEQDVVRTEIVHVWNDNTSSNRSPAHSAQMVLDGMTYLGDAVASVSAQPAKSLVNMLNNAIRPDYWEPDDVIITCRGCDRDFEKYGLYKHHCRDCGKGFCNACSGSKMLVLSRNWNYPVRVCNGCRTKLIQAQRQGQENGGIQGNSQSGEAAEVNITARKYGEVLVNTFANIGAVLEYPKDYIKNSARPSYWVPDSEAPRCNICRLVFGVAEEIDSTTAVVQPGPSSSENDVPDQLAAAMADDTPSHSSSQSIDRRRHHCRACGNAVCASCSEHSRPVPKRGWTNAVRVCNNCILGND, from the exons ATGATGGAAGAAGCTGAAGATGGCGATAGCTTCGCTATCCTCGTAAACGATAAG ACAAGAAATCATCGATCACCAATGGGGACTCTTTCGCCTCCCAGGCCGGATGTAATTCTGGACACCAGTGGGGGACCGTTCATCTCGCTAGACATCAATGGCGGCGATTCGGATGAATCGAGTATTGACTGTGTCATCCCAGGCAATGTTTCCAAGATGTCAGAAAGGGTCAGAAGTTTTCTTTTGATGGATGAGGGCGAAAATATGCAGCAGAAATCGTCTGATATCTTCTGCAAGAAGCTGAGTGTAGCACCGGAGGCGAAAATCAAAGTGGTTTCTATTTTTGGAAACTCCGGCGACGGGAAGAGTCACACAATGAACCACACGTTTTTTGGCGGAAAGGAAGTGTTCAAAACGTCAGCCGAGCAGGCTTCTTGCACGATGGGTATTTGGGCGGCCTTTTATCGGCCCAATAACGTTCTCTGTCTGGACACGGAAGGCCTGCTGGGAGAAACGACAAACGAGAACCGACAGATGAGGATGCTGTTGAAAGTTCTAGCCATATCGGACATTGTCATTTACCGCACGCGGTCGGAAAGGTTACGTTCTGATATGTACACATTTCTGGGAAATGCATCCAAGGCGTATAGTAAGTATTTTTCTGCTGCCCTGCAATCGCTGAAACTTTCCGAGGTGCCACAGTGCCTCGGACCGGCGGTTATAATTTTCCACGAAACACAAAACACAGAAGTGCTGAAGGAGGATGATGAGGGCAAGAAAGAGGAGGATATACTTCGCGAGCGATTCGCTAAAATGAAATTAGAGCTGACCGCGTTTAGCTCGCTGCGATATGTTGGCGTACGAACGAACAAACATCCGACAAACTTTGAACAACTCAGAATGGCGTTGGAAAGGGAACTGAATAATACTACTGTACGATCACCTCGGCAGCCGAAAGTCGTTTTCGAAACGCTGGAAGCGCTCAATCAGAAGTTTAACGGTGAGCTGTCGTCGGTTCCGCACAATACCTTCCCGGAGCAATATTTTACATGTACGACATTCTGCAAATCTTGCGAGGCTCGATGTCAGCTGTCGATGGGGCATCTGAGCGCAGGGGAGGATCACAAGTATGTTGGAGCCTGCCGGTATCAGCACCAGTACGAGAATAAAGTTCTGATGTGCAACAATTGCCATACGAACGGACGCCAGGTGGTGGTAACCCAAAAAACGCAGACCAGTTGTGACTCTTCCTGGATTGGATTGGCGAAGTACGCATGGAGCGGATCGGTTATCGAGTGTCCCCACTGTGGCGAGATCTATCGAGCCCGGCAGCACTGGTACGGGAACAAATCACCGGAGCAGGACGTCGTGAG AACCGAGATCGTGCATGTATGGAACGATAACACTTCGTCCAACCGGAGTCCTGCGCATTCTGCCCAGATGGTGCTGGATGGGATGACCTACCTAGGGGATGCCGTGGCCAGCGTTAGCGCACAACCCGCAAAATCCCTTGTGAACATGTTGAATAACGCGATACGGCCGGATTATTGGGAACCAGACGATGTTATAATT ACCTGCCGAGGCTGCGATCGCGATTTCGAGAAATACGGACTGTATAAACATCACTGCCGTGACTGTGGGAAGGGATTCTGCAATGCTTGTTCAGGGTCCAAGATGCTGGTGTTAAGTCGTAATTGGAACTATCCGGTACGGGTCTGCAACGGCTGCCGGACTAAGTTGATACAAGCACAAAGACAGGGGCAAGAGAACGGTGGTATTCAAG GCAACAGCCAGTCCGGCGAGGCTGCGGAAGTCAACATTACGGCGCGAAAGTATGGCGAAGTACTTGTCAACACCTTTGCCAACATAGGAGCAGTGCTGGAATATCCGAAAG ATTACATCAAGAATTCTGCACGACCTTCCTACTGGGTTCCGGATTCGGAAGCACCTCGCTGTAACATATGCCGACTTGTGTTCGGAGTAGCCGAAGAAATAGATTCGACCACAGCAGTTGTTCAACCGGGACCGAGTTCCAGCGAGAATGATGTACCTGACCAATTGGCGGCTGCCATGGCGGATGATACGCCATCTCATTCATCGTCCCAAAGTATCGACCGACGGAGACACCACTGCCGGGCTTGCGGGAACGCGGTGTGTGCAAGCTGTTCGGAGCATAGTCGGCCAGTACCGAAGCGAGGCTGGACGAATGCGGTCCGAGTGTGCAACAATTGTATTTTGGGCAATGATTAG
- the LOC129777317 gene encoding zinc finger FYVE domain-containing protein 1-like isoform X1, with protein sequence MMEEAEDGDSFAILVNDKTRNHRSPMGTLSPPRPDVILDTSGGPFISLDINGGDSDESSIDCVIPGNVSKMSERVRSFLLMDEGENMQQKSSDIFCKKLSVAPEAKIKVVSIFGNSGDGKSHTMNHTFFGGKEVFKTSAEQASCTMGIWAAFYRPNNVLCLDTEGLLGETTNENRQMRMLLKVLAISDIVIYRTRSERLRSDMYTFLGNASKAYSKYFSAALQSLKLSEVPQCLGPAVIIFHETQNTEVLKEDDEGKKEEDILRERFAKMKLELTAFSSLRYVGVRTNKHPTNFEQLRMALERELNNTTVRSPRQPKVVFETLEALNQKFNGELSSVPHNTFPEQYFTCTTFCKSCEARCQLSMGHLSAGEDHKYVGACRYQHQYENKVLMCNNCHTNGRQVVVTQKTQTSCDSSWIGLAKYAWSGSVIECPHCGEIYRARQHWYGNKSPEQDVVRTEIVHVWNDNTSSNRSPAHSAQMVLDGMTYLGDAVASVSAQPAKSLVNMLNNAIRPDYWEPDDVIITCRGCDRDFEKYGLYKHHCRDCGKGFCNACSGSKMLVLSRNWNYPVRVCNGCRTKLIQAQRQGQENGGIQALSDATEQDLTSSTGNSQSGEAAEVNITARKYGEVLVNTFANIGAVLEYPKDYIKNSARPSYWVPDSEAPRCNICRLVFGVAEEIDSTTAVVQPGPSSSENDVPDQLAAAMADDTPSHSSSQSIDRRRHHCRACGNAVCASCSEHSRPVPKRGWTNAVRVCNNCILGND encoded by the exons ATGATGGAAGAAGCTGAAGATGGCGATAGCTTCGCTATCCTCGTAAACGATAAG ACAAGAAATCATCGATCACCAATGGGGACTCTTTCGCCTCCCAGGCCGGATGTAATTCTGGACACCAGTGGGGGACCGTTCATCTCGCTAGACATCAATGGCGGCGATTCGGATGAATCGAGTATTGACTGTGTCATCCCAGGCAATGTTTCCAAGATGTCAGAAAGGGTCAGAAGTTTTCTTTTGATGGATGAGGGCGAAAATATGCAGCAGAAATCGTCTGATATCTTCTGCAAGAAGCTGAGTGTAGCACCGGAGGCGAAAATCAAAGTGGTTTCTATTTTTGGAAACTCCGGCGACGGGAAGAGTCACACAATGAACCACACGTTTTTTGGCGGAAAGGAAGTGTTCAAAACGTCAGCCGAGCAGGCTTCTTGCACGATGGGTATTTGGGCGGCCTTTTATCGGCCCAATAACGTTCTCTGTCTGGACACGGAAGGCCTGCTGGGAGAAACGACAAACGAGAACCGACAGATGAGGATGCTGTTGAAAGTTCTAGCCATATCGGACATTGTCATTTACCGCACGCGGTCGGAAAGGTTACGTTCTGATATGTACACATTTCTGGGAAATGCATCCAAGGCGTATAGTAAGTATTTTTCTGCTGCCCTGCAATCGCTGAAACTTTCCGAGGTGCCACAGTGCCTCGGACCGGCGGTTATAATTTTCCACGAAACACAAAACACAGAAGTGCTGAAGGAGGATGATGAGGGCAAGAAAGAGGAGGATATACTTCGCGAGCGATTCGCTAAAATGAAATTAGAGCTGACCGCGTTTAGCTCGCTGCGATATGTTGGCGTACGAACGAACAAACATCCGACAAACTTTGAACAACTCAGAATGGCGTTGGAAAGGGAACTGAATAATACTACTGTACGATCACCTCGGCAGCCGAAAGTCGTTTTCGAAACGCTGGAAGCGCTCAATCAGAAGTTTAACGGTGAGCTGTCGTCGGTTCCGCACAATACCTTCCCGGAGCAATATTTTACATGTACGACATTCTGCAAATCTTGCGAGGCTCGATGTCAGCTGTCGATGGGGCATCTGAGCGCAGGGGAGGATCACAAGTATGTTGGAGCCTGCCGGTATCAGCACCAGTACGAGAATAAAGTTCTGATGTGCAACAATTGCCATACGAACGGACGCCAGGTGGTGGTAACCCAAAAAACGCAGACCAGTTGTGACTCTTCCTGGATTGGATTGGCGAAGTACGCATGGAGCGGATCGGTTATCGAGTGTCCCCACTGTGGCGAGATCTATCGAGCCCGGCAGCACTGGTACGGGAACAAATCACCGGAGCAGGACGTCGTGAG AACCGAGATCGTGCATGTATGGAACGATAACACTTCGTCCAACCGGAGTCCTGCGCATTCTGCCCAGATGGTGCTGGATGGGATGACCTACCTAGGGGATGCCGTGGCCAGCGTTAGCGCACAACCCGCAAAATCCCTTGTGAACATGTTGAATAACGCGATACGGCCGGATTATTGGGAACCAGACGATGTTATAATT ACCTGCCGAGGCTGCGATCGCGATTTCGAGAAATACGGACTGTATAAACATCACTGCCGTGACTGTGGGAAGGGATTCTGCAATGCTTGTTCAGGGTCCAAGATGCTGGTGTTAAGTCGTAATTGGAACTATCCGGTACGGGTCTGCAACGGCTGCCGGACTAAGTTGATACAAGCACAAAGACAGGGGCAAGAGAACGGTGGTATTCAAG CATTAAGTGACGCAACTGAACAAGATCTGACATCTTCTACAGGCAACAGCCAGTCCGGCGAGGCTGCGGAAGTCAACATTACGGCGCGAAAGTATGGCGAAGTACTTGTCAACACCTTTGCCAACATAGGAGCAGTGCTGGAATATCCGAAAG ATTACATCAAGAATTCTGCACGACCTTCCTACTGGGTTCCGGATTCGGAAGCACCTCGCTGTAACATATGCCGACTTGTGTTCGGAGTAGCCGAAGAAATAGATTCGACCACAGCAGTTGTTCAACCGGGACCGAGTTCCAGCGAGAATGATGTACCTGACCAATTGGCGGCTGCCATGGCGGATGATACGCCATCTCATTCATCGTCCCAAAGTATCGACCGACGGAGACACCACTGCCGGGCTTGCGGGAACGCGGTGTGTGCAAGCTGTTCGGAGCATAGTCGGCCAGTACCGAAGCGAGGCTGGACGAATGCGGTCCGAGTGTGCAACAATTGTATTTTGGGCAATGATTAG
- the LOC129777318 gene encoding uncharacterized protein LOC129777318, whose product MAVKNADRQFILEFIEVYRSLPALWDIKCKDYTNRLKKIEQYDVLIEKYRENAPDADKQDVIKKINSLRTNFRKELKRIRDAEKSGAGAEEVEPTLWYFEQMRFLQNQETPTASISSMNPVLDSGHTYCEDAGIEVIDNINYGGASTEINTQLGPLKKRKKTGNITDELMELACKRLQKSPDDHDTIAAAWGVELKKMEPIQQMLAKKFINEILFEGQMGTLHRDSVVINNPPRSFTPVNVEYISSPSHQYLEVDEQNTKPHFVTFQ is encoded by the exons ATGGCCGTCAAAAACGCCGACAGGCAATTTATTCTCGAGTTTATCGAGGTTTACCGTTCACTCCCGGCATTATGGGACATCAAGTGCAAGGATTACACAAACcgtctaaagaaaattgaaCAGTATGACGTGCTGATAGAGAAATACAGAGAAAATGCTCCCGATGCCGACAAACAAgatgttataaaaaaaattaattctttgCGGACCAACTTCCGGAAAGAGCTGAAGAGGATTCGAGACGCAGAAAAAAGTGGTGCAGGTGCAGAGGAAGTTGAACCCACGCTGTGGTATTTCGAACAAATGAGATTTCTTCAGAACCAGGAAACACCAACCGCTTCAATCAGTTCGATGAACCCGGTTCTAGATTCTGGACACACTTATTGTGAAGATGCAGGGATCGAGGTCATTGACAATATAAATTATGGAGGAGCTTCTACAGAGATCAAT ACTCAACTTGGACCACTCAAGAAGAGAAAGAAAACAGGAAATATAACAGATGAGCTGATGGAACTGGCTTGCAAACGCCTCCAAAAATCACCTGACGATCACGATACAATAGCTGCAGCTTGGGGAGTAGAACTTAAAAAAATGGAGCCCATTCAGCAGATGTTAGCGAAGAAGTTCatcaatgaaatattattcGAGGGACAAATGGGAACATTACACCGTGACTCGGTGGTTATCAATAACCCCCCACGATCGTTCACTCCAGTCAATGTTGAATATATCTCATCACCCAGCCACCAATACCTAGAAGTTGATGAGCAGAACACGAAACCCCATTTTGTTACTtttcaataa
- the LOC129775814 gene encoding leucine-rich PPR motif-containing protein, mitochondrial: MNILRNCLTRRWVLVGGTYVRPISHAQRSPIRCLHNARMNQLLPASPISVSTIQHRLFTAQVKTSTKPVITQVSLIDELKGDVMAHRRVHLDKLQQAISKPEATLGGSYDFLLGCCGRLLVDQPAEVRMNLFKSIWHMAGEPTSTTSLDRWKTMLRVYRENGSDINGGVGEFLEDVKCEKDEEFYRLLLAVVSERGDEVKMQQIMKLLEAQDFGLDVSTGRILIRGHFKAGNLQAVSMMLDTMRAADIELDGGIYGELAIGYLMNKQTDKFSKMIKEKAPYLTDYHIMEALKGALIIHEYDAVKQLVTLLPEEVTNDSKIHPSLRNICTELFGLKQFEAVRALLNELPIPRFNANESSDGYGVSLISEMIRTGAPFGEIRALVDFLIKTERNTRALHVACDCAIKVASDIYPQLLVALHKQEDLRPHYFWPLIVQNFTDRGEAGVLEALKLMQKLRTELDEETISVFVLPKLSITLKDVRTALKQFEDRGVKMSILMTPFVTQLLHQNRFQDACRVVKLYSSKMNTEKMVWPLVLQASAWRSSEHFRNLSEVIRQLMDNARDPNHDLGGQLLLELLSSKKTNFDAVTLKSLLLQFQQFRIRISRMSANVLLNHFTKTKSADSDLVKLVKSLADDSLTIASKQMFDSFIVHPRDMNYEELECHLNELEEKKMNARGVLRRLLQICIRQNRLERAVEIKRKCDDLKVELSSGMLASVFDMYIKLKDVDKAGKTLAQLQATFPGFLIDTHKIVDFAALLVENGFVENARNVLKQRAARQIVPGYANKNIWNLLTNNAQWAANTDGNSEQNKTYELLTFLVDLGYCSYDNALLGPVIREYLLKNQTRNAIAEFKKIATEKQRTPLQLEIFTLLVRLTNSNDAQIPPGEAKALLGEIIQVTSKIHGPVNTNNTLIVALADAGTDAQLRRILINPETRVNHSYILTQCEFLVNSGKLDVVLRLAKSSRGLANVREADFLGVIVKQYIRDNNCEAAVELFNRLQAEDELKITGELARKLIDLLEINNYEVPSGIRLYAK; the protein is encoded by the exons ATGAATATCCTGAGAAATTGCTTGACCCGGCGATGGGTTCTAGTCGGAGGAACATACGTGCGACCCATTTCACATGCACAACGAAGTCCAATCAGATGTTTGCATAATGCCAGGATGAATCAGCTGCTGCCGGCATCTCCTATCAGCGTTTCCACAATTCAACACCGTTTATTCACAGCACAAGTGAAGACCAGCACCAAGCCGG TAATTACCCAAGTTTCGCTAATAGATGAATTGAAGGGAGACGTGATGGCCCATAGGCGTGTCCATTTGGATAAACTTCAGCAGGCGATTTCCAAACCGGAAGCAACCCTTGGCGGTTCGTATGACTTCCTGCTGGGTTGCTGCGGTAGGCTTTTGGTGGACCAACCAGCTGAGGTTCGAATGAACCTGTTCAAAAGCATTTGGCACATGGCTGGAGAACCGACGTCAACGACATCGCTGGATCGATGGAAGACAATGCTGAGAGTGTATCGAGAGAACGGGTCCGATATTAATGGGGGTGTGGGGGAGTTTTTGGAGGATGTCAAGTGTGAGAAAGATGAAGAATTCTACCGGCTTCTGTTGGCGGTTGTCTCTGAACGGGGCGATGAGGTGAAAATGCAGCAGATTATGAAGCTACTGGAGGCGCAAGACTTTGGGCTAGACGTTTCCACTGGAAGAATTCTGATCAGGGGACATTTTAAGGCAGGTAATTTACAGGCTGTGAGTATGATGCTGGACACCATGAGAGCTGCCGATATAGAACTGGATGGTGGAATCTACGGAGAGTTAGCTATTGGCTACTTAATGAACAAACAAACCGATAAGTTTTCGAAAATGATCAAAGAAAAGGCACCGTACCTAACAGATTATCATATTATGGAAGCCCTTAAAGGAGCTTTAATAATCCATGAATATGATGCTGTTAAACAGCTGGTTACACTTCTTCCCGAGGAGGTGACAAACGATTCAAAAATTCATCCTAGTTTGCGAAACATTTGCACGGAACTGTTCGGTCTCAAACAATTTGAAGCGGTTCGAGCGCTGTTAAATGAGCTTCCCATTCCCAGATTCAACGCCAACGAGAGTTCCGACGGTTACGGTGTGTCACTCATATCGGAAATGATCAGAACGGGTGCTCCGTTCGGGGAAATTCGTGCGCTAGTTGATTTTCTTATCAAGACGGAAAGAAATACCCGCGCCTTACACGTTGCCTGTGATTGCGCAATTAAGGTGGCCAGTGATATCTATCCTCAGTTGCTGGTGGCTCTCCACAAGCAGGAAGATCTCCGTCCGCACTATTTTTGGCCTTTGATCGTACAGAATTTCACTGATCGCGGAGAAGCAGGTGTTTTGGAGGCGTTAAAATTAATGCAGAAACTGAGAACCGAGCTGGATGAAGAAACGATTTCGGTGTTTGTTCTGCCCAAGCTTTCCATCACTCTAAAAGATGTGCGCACAGCGTTGAAGCAATTCGAGGACCGCGGGGTTAAAATGTCCATCTTGATGACTCCTTTTGTTACCCAGCTGTTACATCAAAACCGCTTCCAAGATGCATGCCGCGTTGTAAaactatattcctccaagaTGAACACTGAGAAAATGGTTTGGCCGCTTGTGTTACAGGCTTCCGCTTGGAGAAGCTCCGAACACTTCAGAAATCTATCGGAAGTCATTCGTCAGCTTATGGACAATGCTCGTGATCCCAATCATGATCTCGGCGGACAGCTCCTGCTGGAGCTGCTAAGTAGCAAGAAAACCAATTTCGATGCGGTCACGTTGAAATCGTTGCTGCTACAGTTCCAACAGTTTCGTATCCGAATCAGTCGGATGAGTGCCAATGTGCTGTTGAATCATTTCACCAAAACGAAAAGCGCTGATTCCGACTTGGTGAAGCTGGTAAAATCGCTGGCAGACGACAGTTTAACGATAGCATCGAAGCAGATGTTCGATTCGTTCATTGTTCACCCGCGCGATATGAACTATGAGGAACTGGAGTGTCATCTGAACGAATTGGAGGAGAAAAAGATGAATGCCAGAGGAGTACTCCGCCGATTGCTGCAGATTTGCATCCGACAGAACCGGTTGGAGCGGGCAGTGGAAATTAAGCGCAAGTGCGACGATTTGAAAGTGGAATTGAGTTCGGGGATGCTGGCATCGGTTTTTGATATGTACATCAAGCTGAAAGATGTTGATAAAGCGGGCAAAACGCTGGCCCAACTACAAGCCACATTTCCGGGATTTTTGATTGACACTCACAAGATCGTTGATTTTGCGGCGCTTTTGGTAGAGAATGGATTTGTGGAGAACGCTCGGAATGTGCTGAAACAAAGAGCGGCGAGGCAGATAGTGCCAGGGTATgcgaataaaaatatttggaaTCTGCTCACAAATAATGCTCAGTGGGCTGCAAATACCGACGGTAACTCCGAGCAAAACAAAACTTACGAACTGTTAACATTTCTAGTAGATCTCGGATATTGTTCGTATGATAACGCCCTATTGGGCCCGGTAATACGGGAGTATTTGCTAAAGAATCAGACCAGAAATGCAATAGCGGagttcaagaaaattgccaCCGAAAAACAACGAACGCCTTTACAGTTGGAGATATTTACATTGCTTGTGCGACTCACCAATTCTAACGACGCACAGATACCACCGGGCGAAGCCAAAGCGCTGCTTGGGGAAATAATCCAAGTCACGTCCAAGATACATGGCCCGGTCAATACCAACAACACTTTGATAGTAGCCCTGGCGGACGCTGGCACCGATGCCCAGCTACGACGAATTTTAATCAATCCAGAAACTCGCGTGAATCACTCGTACATTTTGACACAGTGCGAATTCCTGGTGAACTCTGGCAAGCTAGATGTTGTTCTGCGGCTGGCGAAGAGCTCCCGAGGGTTGGCCAACGTTCGGGAAGCGGACTTTTTGGGGGTCATAGTGAAGCAGTACATCCGGGATAACAATTGTGAAGCGGCCGTTGAACTGTTCAACCGGCTTCAGGCGGAAGATGAGTTGAAGATCACAGGAGAACTGGCGCGGAAGTTGATCGATCTGCTGGAAATTAACAACTACGAGGTTCCCAGTGGGATTCGATTATACGCGAAATAA